One genomic region from Deinococcus sp. JMULE3 encodes:
- a CDS encoding HD-GYP domain-containing protein → MHDITLWPSVGGVLEACGREHALDVAHLARWAAPALGIDPEVAYVAGLLHDVGKISVPVDILGAERALSASEWTLVRAHPVEGEGLIRKWWPDAPLAVLHAVRHHHERLDGQGYPDQLRSLPDLTALIAAADVYVALREARPYRVSRSVQESAEILRGEPLPAHVISAVLDAVVPCSASRVV, encoded by the coding sequence CGGCGTTCTTGAGGCCTGTGGGCGCGAGCACGCCCTGGACGTGGCGCACCTGGCGCGGTGGGCGGCGCCTGCATTGGGGATTGATCCTGAAGTGGCGTACGTGGCTGGGCTGCTGCACGACGTGGGGAAGATCAGTGTGCCGGTGGACATCCTGGGGGCGGAGCGGGCCCTGTCGGCGTCGGAGTGGACGCTGGTGCGGGCGCATCCGGTGGAGGGGGAGGGTCTGATCCGGAAGTGGTGGCCGGACGCGCCGCTGGCAGTCCTGCATGCGGTGCGGCATCACCATGAGCGCCTGGATGGCCAGGGGTACCCGGACCAGCTGCGTTCGCTGCCGGACTTGACAGCGCTCATTGCAGCGGCAGACGTGTATGTGGCGCTGCGCGAGGCGCGGCCGTACCGGGTGTCGAGGAGTGTGCAGGAGAGCGCTGAAATCCTGCGGGGCGAGCCTCTGCCCGCGCACGTGATTTCGGCGGTGTTGGATGCAGTTGTGCCGTGCTCAGCGTCGCGTGTGGTGTGA